The Halictus rubicundus isolate RS-2024b chromosome 3, iyHalRubi1_principal, whole genome shotgun sequence genome includes a region encoding these proteins:
- the LOC143352539 gene encoding uncharacterized protein LOC143352539 isoform X2 — MGDAGKARIVLRISAIVLVCCLDRSIGFPTEQPTKFSLNTGDAGTTTTLPSQATSRLDQGRTLASESQNQLTTILAAKSDAFNETRRSLELTTNQPTIGTGPNSQDTVKLYTEGGQGLLERPITKPFMGMLEAFFRPTPLVDNIKEREKYGNNGDKFIGIGRALVSSLEGFSNFLNSVIELPKNTARKASRGLTDALNHVGARIVGLE; from the exons ATGGGAGACGCAGGAAAAGCGAGAATCGTTCTGAGGATAAGCGCGATCGTCCTGGTCTGCTGtttggatcgatcgatcggttttCCCACGGAGCAGCCGACGAAATTTTCGTTGAACACCGGTGACGCGGGAACGACGACGACTCTTCCTTCTCAGGCAACGTCGAGATTGGATCAAGGACGA ACGCTCGCCAGCGAGTCGCAAAATCAGCTCACGACCATACTCGCTGCCAAATCGGACGCCTTCAACGAAACCCGAAGGTCTCTCGAATTGACCACCAATCAACCGACAATCGGAACCGGACCAAATTCCCAGGACACCGTGAAATTGTACACGGAAGGTGGACAAGGTCTCCTGGAGAGACCCATCACCAAGCCGTTTATGGGAATGCTGGAAGCCTTCTTCAGGCCCACGCCGTTGGTGGACAATATCAAGGAGCGCGAGAAGTATGGCAATAACGGTGACAAGTTCATCGGAATCGGCAGAGCTCTCGTCTCCAGTCTGGAAGGTTTCAGCAATTTCCTGAACTCTGTGATCGAG CTACCCAAAAACACTGCCAGGAAGGCTTCCAGAGGTTTAACGGACGCCTTGAATCATGTTGGAGCACGTATAGTAGGACTCGAATGA
- the LOC143352539 gene encoding uncharacterized protein LOC143352539 isoform X1 produces MGDAGKARIVLRISAIVLVCCLDRSIGFPTEQPTKFSLNTGDAGTTTTLPSQATSRLDQGRELLGRAADAIRIGAGRFVNSVTMARNILVDRAETLASESQNQLTTILAAKSDAFNETRRSLELTTNQPTIGTGPNSQDTVKLYTEGGQGLLERPITKPFMGMLEAFFRPTPLVDNIKEREKYGNNGDKFIGIGRALVSSLEGFSNFLNSVIELPKNTARKASRGLTDALNHVGARIVGLE; encoded by the exons ATGGGAGACGCAGGAAAAGCGAGAATCGTTCTGAGGATAAGCGCGATCGTCCTGGTCTGCTGtttggatcgatcgatcggttttCCCACGGAGCAGCCGACGAAATTTTCGTTGAACACCGGTGACGCGGGAACGACGACGACTCTTCCTTCTCAGGCAACGTCGAGATTGGATCAAGGACGA GAATTGTTAGGCCGCGCAGCCGACGCGATAAGAATCGGCGCGGGAAGGTTTGTCAATTCAGTCACGATGGCCAGAAACATCCTAGTCGATCGGGCGGAG ACGCTCGCCAGCGAGTCGCAAAATCAGCTCACGACCATACTCGCTGCCAAATCGGACGCCTTCAACGAAACCCGAAGGTCTCTCGAATTGACCACCAATCAACCGACAATCGGAACCGGACCAAATTCCCAGGACACCGTGAAATTGTACACGGAAGGTGGACAAGGTCTCCTGGAGAGACCCATCACCAAGCCGTTTATGGGAATGCTGGAAGCCTTCTTCAGGCCCACGCCGTTGGTGGACAATATCAAGGAGCGCGAGAAGTATGGCAATAACGGTGACAAGTTCATCGGAATCGGCAGAGCTCTCGTCTCCAGTCTGGAAGGTTTCAGCAATTTCCTGAACTCTGTGATCGAG CTACCCAAAAACACTGCCAGGAAGGCTTCCAGAGGTTTAACGGACGCCTTGAATCATGTTGGAGCACGTATAGTAGGACTCGAATGA
- the LOC143352541 gene encoding uncharacterized protein LOC143352541 isoform X1 — MKLVILLLLSCCAVALAKPDGSKEVPKVKHGSKEVKHGSKELKHSGEDSKGSGESKETSEGSSEGSSHESHDKSSNESGGGHGIILPEPNVKQVELLLDHVVNVVATMLGLHPVNTVRELVNLVKSNPLGSIVWKLAVHPYIEKILDYFQRSIISIMARTQSMLYNYLPFLQLIVPLELPKAIIHFVLSILSNISKIFATI, encoded by the exons ATGAAGCTTGTAATACTTTTGCTGTTGTCCTGTTGCGCGGTGGCTCTCGCCAAACCCGATGGATCGAAA GAAGTCCCAAAGGTGAAGCACGGCTCCAAGGAGGTCAAGCACGGCTCCAAGGAGCTCAAGCATTCAG GCGAGGATTCAAAAG GCTCAGGTGAATCGAAAGAAACAAGCGAAGGGTCAAGTGAAGGATCAAGCCACGAATCACACGATAAATCAAGCAACGAATCGGGAGGTGGGCATGGAATCATACTTCCGGAACCAA ATGTAAAGCAAGTGGAATTATTACTGGACCACGTTGTAAACGTGGTCGCAACAATGTTGGGTCTACATCCAGTTAATACTGTTCGAGAACTAGTCAACTTAGTAAAGAGTAATCCACTCGGTAGTATCGTTTGGAAACTAGCTGTCCATCCGTATATAGAAAAAATTCTAGACTACTTTCAGAGGAGCATAATTTCCATAATGGCACGAACTCAGTCCATGCTTTACAATTACCTTCCGTTTTTGCAATTAATC GTTCCACTCGAATTGCCGAAAGCAATAATTCACTTCGTTTTGTCAATACTTTCCAACATATCTAAAATCTTCGCGaccatttaa
- the LOC143352541 gene encoding uncharacterized protein LOC143352541 isoform X3 produces the protein MKLVILLLLSCCAVALAKPDGSKVSNDSTHGSKELKHSGSGESKETSEGSSEGSSHESHDKSSNESGGGHGIILPEPNVKQVELLLDHVVNVVATMLGLHPVNTVRELVNLVKSNPLGSIVWKLAVHPYIEKILDYFQRSIISIMARTQSMLYNYLPFLQLIVPLELPKAIIHFVLSILSNISKIFATI, from the exons ATGAAGCTTGTAATACTTTTGCTGTTGTCCTGTTGCGCGGTGGCTCTCGCCAAACCCGATGGATCGAAAGTAAGTAACGATTCGACA CACGGCTCCAAGGAGCTCAAGCATTCAG GCTCAGGTGAATCGAAAGAAACAAGCGAAGGGTCAAGTGAAGGATCAAGCCACGAATCACACGATAAATCAAGCAACGAATCGGGAGGTGGGCATGGAATCATACTTCCGGAACCAA ATGTAAAGCAAGTGGAATTATTACTGGACCACGTTGTAAACGTGGTCGCAACAATGTTGGGTCTACATCCAGTTAATACTGTTCGAGAACTAGTCAACTTAGTAAAGAGTAATCCACTCGGTAGTATCGTTTGGAAACTAGCTGTCCATCCGTATATAGAAAAAATTCTAGACTACTTTCAGAGGAGCATAATTTCCATAATGGCACGAACTCAGTCCATGCTTTACAATTACCTTCCGTTTTTGCAATTAATC GTTCCACTCGAATTGCCGAAAGCAATAATTCACTTCGTTTTGTCAATACTTTCCAACATATCTAAAATCTTCGCGaccatttaa
- the Tsp5d gene encoding tetraspanin 5D — translation MGRTGYTCIRHVFCSLNVLIWLCACGILGAGLWLRLAYSGYMTLMPYYSFASADSLLLAAGCLTFVIAFFGCCGAWFQSRCMLITYFGLVMLMFLAEFMLGTLAFTFRAHLSRSLKQELLYGIEKHYNVTYNVTMEPGTIPAIWDHIHTEFHCCGVRDYTDWFQIDAWPKENRVPDSCCVQRKRYCGRAESDGINKQNWYKEGCVSAIQMWLVTRLHVVGTVGLVVAFLQLFGQVASMILFCTVRHKRSSHTYKSYDTTNT, via the exons CTATGCGCTTGCGGAATTTTGGGTGCGGGCCTCTGGCTCCGATTGGCATACTCCGGCTACATGACCCTGATGCCGTATTACAGTTTCGCGTCAGCTGACTCTTTGCTGTTGGCCGCCGGTTGCCTGACCTTCGTGATCGCCTTCTTCGGATGCTGCGGTGCCTGGTTTCAATCCAGATGCATGCTGATCACG TACTTCGGCTTGGTGATGCTGATGTTCCTCGCTGAGTTCATGCTAGGCACTCTGGCCTTCACCTTCAGGGCACATCTGTCTAGGAGCTTGAAGCAGGAGCTGCTATACGGTATTGAGAAGCACTATAACGTCACCTATAACGTAACAATGGAGCCGGGAACCATCCCTGCCATTTGGGACCACATACACACGGAG TTCCACTGTTGCGGCGTGCGCGACTACACAGACTGGTTCCAGATCGACGCATGGCCTAAAGAGAATCGCGTTCCTGACTCCTGTTGTGTGCAAAGAAAACGATACTGTGGCCGGGCGGAATCCGACGGCATCAACAAACAGAACTGGTACAAAGAAGGCTGCGTGTCCGCCATTCAGATGTGGCTGGTGACCAGGCTCCACGTGGTCGGCACCGTTGGCCTGGTGGTCGCGTTTCTTCAGCTATTCGGCCAGGTGGCCAGCATGATACTGTTCTGCACGGTCAGGCACAAAAGGTCCTCCCACACGTACAAGAGCTACGACACCACGAACACCTAG
- the LOC143352541 gene encoding uncharacterized protein LOC143352541 isoform X2: protein MKLVILLLLSCCAVALAKPDGSKEVPKVKHGSKEVKHGSKELKHSGSGESKETSEGSSEGSSHESHDKSSNESGGGHGIILPEPNVKQVELLLDHVVNVVATMLGLHPVNTVRELVNLVKSNPLGSIVWKLAVHPYIEKILDYFQRSIISIMARTQSMLYNYLPFLQLIVPLELPKAIIHFVLSILSNISKIFATI, encoded by the exons ATGAAGCTTGTAATACTTTTGCTGTTGTCCTGTTGCGCGGTGGCTCTCGCCAAACCCGATGGATCGAAA GAAGTCCCAAAGGTGAAGCACGGCTCCAAGGAGGTCAAGCACGGCTCCAAGGAGCTCAAGCATTCAG GCTCAGGTGAATCGAAAGAAACAAGCGAAGGGTCAAGTGAAGGATCAAGCCACGAATCACACGATAAATCAAGCAACGAATCGGGAGGTGGGCATGGAATCATACTTCCGGAACCAA ATGTAAAGCAAGTGGAATTATTACTGGACCACGTTGTAAACGTGGTCGCAACAATGTTGGGTCTACATCCAGTTAATACTGTTCGAGAACTAGTCAACTTAGTAAAGAGTAATCCACTCGGTAGTATCGTTTGGAAACTAGCTGTCCATCCGTATATAGAAAAAATTCTAGACTACTTTCAGAGGAGCATAATTTCCATAATGGCACGAACTCAGTCCATGCTTTACAATTACCTTCCGTTTTTGCAATTAATC GTTCCACTCGAATTGCCGAAAGCAATAATTCACTTCGTTTTGTCAATACTTTCCAACATATCTAAAATCTTCGCGaccatttaa